One window from the genome of Sphaerotilus microaerophilus encodes:
- a CDS encoding acyl-CoA dehydrogenase family protein: MAIDAESFELLLATVQRFVRERLIPAEDGVEEQDRVPDELIEDMKAMGLFGLTVPEEYGGIGLSVSQEILVNYELGRTAPAFRSVFGTNIGIGSQGILMDGTPEQKAEVLPRIASGELIISFALTEPDAGSDAGSLKTSARLEGDHYVLNGSKRFITNAPRAGAFTLMARTGGPGAAGVSAFIVPADTPGLSLGKPDRKMGQRGTKTCDVILDNARVPASHIIGGVPGQGFKTAMKVLDRGRLNISAVSCGLASRILDESRRYARDRRQFGKPIGEFQLIQALLADSQAELLAAWALVQEVAQRFDRKPPGASDPDVSMRVSCAKLFATEMVGRVADRGVQIHGGAGYINEYPVERFYRDARLLRLYEGTSQIQQVVIARELLREG; encoded by the coding sequence ATGGCCATCGATGCCGAATCCTTCGAGCTGCTGCTCGCCACCGTCCAGCGCTTCGTGCGCGAGCGCCTGATCCCCGCCGAAGATGGGGTGGAGGAGCAGGACCGCGTCCCCGACGAGCTGATCGAGGACATGAAGGCCATGGGCCTGTTCGGCCTGACCGTGCCGGAAGAGTACGGCGGCATCGGCCTGTCGGTGAGCCAGGAGATCCTGGTGAACTACGAATTGGGCCGCACCGCGCCGGCCTTCCGCTCCGTCTTCGGCACCAACATCGGCATCGGCTCGCAGGGCATCCTGATGGACGGCACACCCGAGCAGAAGGCCGAGGTCCTGCCCCGCATCGCCAGTGGCGAGCTGATCATCTCCTTCGCGCTGACCGAGCCGGATGCCGGTTCGGACGCCGGATCGCTCAAGACCAGCGCGCGATTGGAGGGCGATCACTACGTCCTCAACGGCAGCAAACGCTTCATCACCAATGCACCGCGCGCGGGCGCCTTCACGCTGATGGCACGCACCGGCGGGCCGGGCGCAGCCGGGGTGTCGGCCTTCATCGTGCCGGCCGACACGCCGGGCCTGTCGCTGGGCAAGCCCGACCGGAAGATGGGCCAGCGTGGCACCAAGACCTGCGACGTCATCCTCGACAACGCCCGGGTGCCGGCGTCCCACATCATCGGCGGCGTGCCCGGCCAGGGCTTCAAGACCGCGATGAAGGTGCTCGACCGCGGCCGGCTGAACATCTCCGCCGTCTCCTGCGGGCTGGCCTCGCGCATCCTGGACGAATCGCGCCGCTACGCCCGCGACCGCCGTCAGTTCGGCAAGCCGATCGGCGAGTTCCAGCTCATCCAGGCCCTGCTCGCCGACAGCCAGGCCGAGCTGCTGGCCGCCTGGGCGCTGGTGCAGGAGGTGGCACAACGCTTCGACCGCAAGCCGCCCGGCGCCTCCGACCCGGACGTGTCGATGCGCGTGTCCTGCGCCAAGCTCTTCGCCACCGAGATGGTCGGCCGCGTCGCCGACCGCGGCGTGCAGATCCACGGCGGCGCCGGCTACATCAACGAGTACCCGGTCGAGCGCTTCTACCGCGACGCCCGCCTGCTGCGCCTGTACGAGGGCACCTCGCAGATCCAGCAGGTCGTCATTGCAAGGGAGTTGCTGCGGGAGGGGTGA
- a CDS encoding Gfo/Idh/MocA family protein, producing the protein MTLDATATATATFPTPPARMPIALIGAGAIGRMHAERCLTHPAVQLVALADPTEAGQAYARSIGVAAFADHRALLDAAGALGLAAVIVATPNATHRPVGLDCIARGLPVLMEKPVAGSLDDGAALCDAADAAGVPLLVAHHRRHNPISQRARALIAEGAIGRPVVANVLATWMKPAPYFDLAWRREPGGGPVLINLIHDIDQLRWLLGPRAGEVVSVQAATSSAQRGFEVEDSAAVILRFEQGALATLLTSDAAVSPWNWDLAAGEAAHYPQQAIDSAHLAGSEGALTLPRLNLWRYDGAAGWHEPLTLRHTALHRRDPYVEQLTHLRAVAEGREAPVCPGRDALRSLEVALAVHTAAARGEPVSLAG; encoded by the coding sequence ATGACCCTCGACGCCACAGCCACCGCCACCGCAACCTTCCCAACGCCACCCGCCCGCATGCCGATCGCCCTGATCGGCGCCGGCGCCATCGGCCGCATGCACGCCGAGCGCTGCCTGACCCACCCGGCGGTGCAGCTGGTCGCCCTCGCCGACCCCACCGAAGCGGGGCAGGCCTATGCCCGCTCGATCGGCGTGGCGGCCTTTGCCGACCACCGCGCGCTGCTGGATGCGGCCGGCGCGCTGGGCCTGGCCGCGGTGATCGTGGCCACGCCCAACGCCACGCACCGGCCGGTGGGGCTGGACTGCATCGCCCGCGGCCTGCCGGTGCTGATGGAAAAACCGGTGGCCGGCAGCCTGGACGACGGCGCGGCGCTCTGCGACGCGGCCGACGCCGCGGGCGTGCCGCTGCTGGTGGCCCACCACCGCCGCCATAACCCGATCAGCCAACGCGCCCGCGCGCTGATCGCCGAGGGCGCCATCGGCCGGCCGGTGGTCGCCAACGTGCTGGCCACCTGGATGAAACCGGCGCCCTACTTCGACCTGGCCTGGCGGCGCGAGCCGGGGGGCGGGCCGGTGCTGATCAACCTGATCCACGACATCGACCAGCTGCGCTGGCTGCTCGGCCCGCGCGCGGGCGAGGTGGTGTCGGTGCAGGCAGCAACGTCCTCGGCGCAGCGCGGCTTCGAGGTGGAGGACAGCGCCGCGGTGATCCTGCGCTTCGAGCAGGGCGCGCTGGCCACGCTGCTGACCAGCGACGCGGCAGTGTCGCCCTGGAACTGGGACCTGGCTGCCGGCGAGGCGGCGCACTACCCGCAGCAGGCCATCGACAGCGCCCACCTGGCCGGCAGCGAGGGCGCGCTGACGCTGCCGCGGCTGAACCTCTGGCGCTACGACGGCGCCGCCGGCTGGCACGAGCCGCTGACGCTGCGCCACACCGCGCTGCACCGGCGCGACCCCTACGTCGAGCAGCTGACGCACCTGCGCGCGGTGGCCGAGGGCCGCGAGGCGCCGGTCTGCCCGGGGCGCGACGCGCTGCGCAGCCTCGAAGTCGCGCTGGCGGTGCACACCGCGGCAGCACGCGGCGAACCGGTAAGCTTGGCGGGGTGA
- a CDS encoding acyl-CoA dehydrogenase family protein: MDFGLRDEQKMLLDTVRRFIQQELQPLEQGIEDSGALPREAALAVHEKAKALGLWAMNMPESVGGGGLSAVDRILCEEQFGHTSDILIRRAFGNVYEPLLECRGEQRARWLEPAVRGERTCAIAITEPGAGSDAAGIQTHAKLREDGCWVLNGAKHFISDGEWSDFFLVSARTGDKEISMFMVDKGLPGFTVGKDQKMMGLRGTPHVELFFDQVVLEPLALLAERGQGFKLAMGALNVVRLAQVGARAVGKASHVLEQMTAYATERKQFGQKIGDFQMIQTMLADSVIEVNAARWMVLQAAWKLDQGLDAREDIAMVKVHAAETLGRVVDRAVQLFGGMGFCKELPIERYYRDARIYRIFDGTSEIHRGVIAKQVMKKGAALHDLHR; this comes from the coding sequence ATGGACTTCGGCCTCAGAGACGAACAGAAGATGCTGCTCGACACCGTGCGGCGTTTCATCCAGCAGGAACTCCAGCCGCTCGAACAGGGCATCGAGGACAGCGGCGCACTGCCGCGCGAGGCGGCGCTGGCCGTCCACGAAAAGGCCAAGGCCCTGGGCCTGTGGGCGATGAACATGCCCGAATCGGTGGGCGGCGGCGGCCTGAGCGCGGTGGACCGCATCCTTTGCGAGGAGCAGTTCGGCCACACCAGCGACATCCTGATTCGCCGCGCCTTCGGCAACGTCTACGAGCCGCTGCTGGAGTGCCGCGGCGAACAGCGCGCGCGCTGGCTGGAACCGGCGGTGCGCGGCGAGCGCACCTGCGCCATCGCGATCACCGAGCCCGGCGCTGGCTCGGACGCCGCGGGCATCCAGACCCACGCCAAGCTGCGCGAGGACGGCTGCTGGGTGCTCAACGGTGCCAAGCACTTCATCAGCGACGGCGAGTGGAGCGATTTCTTCCTGGTCTCGGCCCGCACCGGCGACAAAGAGATCAGCATGTTCATGGTCGACAAGGGCCTGCCCGGCTTCACCGTCGGCAAGGACCAGAAGATGATGGGCCTGCGCGGCACGCCGCACGTCGAACTCTTCTTCGACCAGGTGGTGCTGGAGCCGCTGGCGCTGCTGGCCGAGCGCGGCCAGGGCTTCAAGCTGGCGATGGGCGCGCTCAACGTGGTGCGACTGGCGCAGGTCGGCGCGCGCGCGGTGGGCAAGGCCAGCCATGTGCTGGAGCAGATGACCGCCTACGCCACTGAGCGCAAGCAGTTCGGCCAGAAGATCGGCGACTTCCAGATGATCCAGACGATGCTGGCCGACAGCGTCATCGAGGTGAACGCCGCGCGCTGGATGGTGCTGCAGGCCGCCTGGAAGCTCGACCAGGGCCTGGACGCGCGCGAGGACATCGCGATGGTCAAGGTGCATGCGGCCGAGACGCTGGGCCGCGTGGTCGACCGCGCGGTGCAGCTCTTCGGCGGCATGGGCTTCTGCAAGGAGCTGCCGATCGAGCGCTACTACCGCGACGCCCGCATCTACCGCATCTTCGACGGCACCTCGGAAATCCACCGTGGCGTGATCGCCAAGCAGGTGATGAAGAAGGGCGCCGCCCTCCACGACCTGCACCGCTGA
- a CDS encoding IclR family transcriptional regulator: MSGVMERTLAILERLARDVRGVPLATLADELDIPRSATHRLLTELAEHGYVRQSRERGDYMLTTKLISLGLNYLKHSGVVDLCQPIMDRLAETAGELVRLGVVDVDHITWVALSQGARSGLRYDPDQGIDAKLSCTSSGHVWLSTMSEDDALTLVSRQGFGKTSDYGPAAPTTPTALLKAIRTARKQGYAITVDTYAAGLAAISTAISVPGRGAVGVLAISGPSVRLTEERMRALAPDLLAAASDIANVSGASPLFDRAYAPA; the protein is encoded by the coding sequence ATGTCCGGCGTGATGGAAAGAACCCTGGCGATCCTGGAGCGCCTGGCCCGGGACGTGCGCGGCGTGCCGCTGGCCACGCTGGCCGACGAACTGGACATCCCGCGCAGCGCCACGCACCGTCTGCTCACCGAACTGGCCGAGCACGGCTACGTGCGCCAGTCGCGCGAGCGTGGCGACTACATGCTCACCACCAAGCTGATCTCGCTGGGGCTGAACTACCTGAAGCACTCCGGCGTGGTGGACCTCTGCCAGCCGATCATGGACCGGCTGGCCGAGACGGCCGGCGAGCTGGTGCGCCTGGGCGTGGTGGACGTGGACCACATCACCTGGGTGGCGCTGTCGCAGGGCGCGCGCTCCGGCCTGCGCTACGACCCGGACCAGGGCATCGACGCCAAGCTGAGCTGCACCTCGTCGGGCCACGTCTGGCTGTCGACGATGAGCGAGGACGACGCGCTGACCCTGGTCAGCCGCCAGGGCTTCGGCAAGACCAGCGACTACGGCCCGGCCGCCCCCACCACCCCGACCGCGTTGCTCAAGGCGATCCGCACCGCGCGCAAGCAGGGCTACGCCATCACGGTGGACACCTACGCGGCGGGCCTGGCAGCGATCTCCACCGCCATCTCCGTGCCCGGCCGCGGCGCGGTCGGCGTGCTGGCCATCTCAGGCCCCTCGGTGCGCCTGACCGAGGAGCGCATGCGGGCGCTGGCGCCGGACCTGCTGGCCGCGGCCAGCGACATCGCGAATGTCAGCGGGGCCTCGCCGCTGTTTGATCGGGCCTACGCGCCGGCCTGA